In Citrus sinensis cultivar Valencia sweet orange chromosome 2, DVS_A1.0, whole genome shotgun sequence, a single genomic region encodes these proteins:
- the LOC102615470 gene encoding uncharacterized protein LOC102615470 isoform X1, whose protein sequence is MEKVVAVIMVGGPTKGTRFRPLSFNTPKPLFPLAGQPMIQHPISACKRIPNLAQIFLIGFYEEREFALYVSSISNELKVPVRYLKEDKPHGSAGGLYYFRDMIMEENPSHIILLNCDVCCSFPLPGLLEAHKRYGGMGTMLVIKVSAESAHQFGELIADPNTKELLHYTEKPETFVSDLINCGVYVFTPDFFTAIQGVLTHREDRANIRQVSSFEALQSATSRTLPVDFVRLDQDILSPLAGKKQLYTYETMDFWEQIKTPGMSLKCSSLYLALFKITSPQLLASGNGITSATIAGDVYIHPSAKIHPTAKIGPNVSISANVRVGAGVRLISCIVLDDVEIKENAVVLNSIIGWKSSLGRWARVQGNGDYNAKLGITILGEAVTVEDEVVVINSIVLPNKVLNVSVQEEIIL, encoded by the exons ATGGAGAAGGTAGTTGCTGTGATCATGGTTGGCGGGCCCACTAAAG GGACCCGATTTCGGCCATTATCTTTCAATACACCAAAGCCACTGTTTCCATTGGCTGGGCAGCCAATGATTCAACATCCGATTTCTGCTTGCAAAAGG ATACCAAATTTggctcaaatatttttaattggattTTATGAGGAAAGAGAATTTGCCTTGTATGTTTCTTCCATCTCTAATGAGCTCAAAGTGCCTGTGAG ATACTTGAAAGAGGACAAACCACATGGTTCAGCTGGTGGCCTTTATTACTTCAGAGATATGATCATGGAAGAAAATCCG TCACATATCATTTTGCTGAACTGTGATGTTTGCTGCAGTTTTCCGCTCCCTGGCCTGCTTG AGGCCCATAAAAGATATGGTGGGATGGGAACGATGCTAGTAATCAAG GTTTCTGCTGAATCTGCCCACCAGTTTGGTGAGTTGATTGCTGATCCAAACACCAAAGAACTGTTGCACTACACCGAGAAGCCTGAGACTTTT GTAAGTGATTTGATAAACTGTGGTGTCTACGTCTTTACCCCAGATTTCTTTACTGCCATTCAGGGTGTCCTCACTCATCGGGAGGACAGAG CTAACATAAGGCAGGTTTCAAGCTTTGAAGCTCTTCAGTCTGCAACAAG CAGGACCCTTCCTGTAGATTTTGTGAGGTTAGACCAAGATATTCTGTCTCCTCTTGCTGGAAAGAAGCAACTATATACATATGAGACAATGGATTTCTGGGAACAGATCAAGACTCCAGG GATGTCTTTGAAATGTTCATCTTTGTATCTTGcactatttaaaattacatcgCCTCAACTTTTGGCTAGTGGTAATGGAATTACTAGTGCTACTATTGCTGGTGACGTGTACATTCATCCATCTGCAAAAATTCATCCAACTGCGAAG ATTGGTCCAAATGTCTCTATTTCAGCTAATGTTCGCGTAGGAGCAGGTGTGAGGCTTATAAGTTGCATCGTCTTGGATGATGTTGAAATTAAG GAAAATGCAGTTGttttaaattctatcattGGATGGAAGTCATCTCTTGGGAGATGGGCACGTGTTCAG GGCAATGGAGATTACAACGCAAAGCTTGGAATTACAATCCTTG GCGAAGCTGTAACCGTCGAAGACGAAGTTGTGGTGATCAACAGCATTGTTCTTCCAAATAAGGTTCTTAACGTTAGTGTACAGGAAGAGATCATTTTATAG
- the LOC102615470 gene encoding uncharacterized protein LOC102615470 isoform X2 — MEKVVAVIMVGGPTKGTRFRPLSFNTPKPLFPLAGQPMIQHPISACKRIPNLAQIFLIGFYEEREFALYVSSISNELKVPVRYLKEDKPHGSAGGLYYFRDMIMEENPSHIILLNCDVCCSFPLPGLLEAHKRYGGMGTMLVIKVSAESAHQFGELIADPNTKELLHYTEKPETFVSDLINCGVYVFTPDFFTAIQGVLTHREDRANIRQVSSFEALQSATRTLPVDFVRLDQDILSPLAGKKQLYTYETMDFWEQIKTPGMSLKCSSLYLALFKITSPQLLASGNGITSATIAGDVYIHPSAKIHPTAKIGPNVSISANVRVGAGVRLISCIVLDDVEIKENAVVLNSIIGWKSSLGRWARVQGNGDYNAKLGITILGEAVTVEDEVVVINSIVLPNKVLNVSVQEEIIL; from the exons ATGGAGAAGGTAGTTGCTGTGATCATGGTTGGCGGGCCCACTAAAG GGACCCGATTTCGGCCATTATCTTTCAATACACCAAAGCCACTGTTTCCATTGGCTGGGCAGCCAATGATTCAACATCCGATTTCTGCTTGCAAAAGG ATACCAAATTTggctcaaatatttttaattggattTTATGAGGAAAGAGAATTTGCCTTGTATGTTTCTTCCATCTCTAATGAGCTCAAAGTGCCTGTGAG ATACTTGAAAGAGGACAAACCACATGGTTCAGCTGGTGGCCTTTATTACTTCAGAGATATGATCATGGAAGAAAATCCG TCACATATCATTTTGCTGAACTGTGATGTTTGCTGCAGTTTTCCGCTCCCTGGCCTGCTTG AGGCCCATAAAAGATATGGTGGGATGGGAACGATGCTAGTAATCAAG GTTTCTGCTGAATCTGCCCACCAGTTTGGTGAGTTGATTGCTGATCCAAACACCAAAGAACTGTTGCACTACACCGAGAAGCCTGAGACTTTT GTAAGTGATTTGATAAACTGTGGTGTCTACGTCTTTACCCCAGATTTCTTTACTGCCATTCAGGGTGTCCTCACTCATCGGGAGGACAGAG CTAACATAAGGCAGGTTTCAAGCTTTGAAGCTCTTCAGTCTGCAACAAG GACCCTTCCTGTAGATTTTGTGAGGTTAGACCAAGATATTCTGTCTCCTCTTGCTGGAAAGAAGCAACTATATACATATGAGACAATGGATTTCTGGGAACAGATCAAGACTCCAGG GATGTCTTTGAAATGTTCATCTTTGTATCTTGcactatttaaaattacatcgCCTCAACTTTTGGCTAGTGGTAATGGAATTACTAGTGCTACTATTGCTGGTGACGTGTACATTCATCCATCTGCAAAAATTCATCCAACTGCGAAG ATTGGTCCAAATGTCTCTATTTCAGCTAATGTTCGCGTAGGAGCAGGTGTGAGGCTTATAAGTTGCATCGTCTTGGATGATGTTGAAATTAAG GAAAATGCAGTTGttttaaattctatcattGGATGGAAGTCATCTCTTGGGAGATGGGCACGTGTTCAG GGCAATGGAGATTACAACGCAAAGCTTGGAATTACAATCCTTG GCGAAGCTGTAACCGTCGAAGACGAAGTTGTGGTGATCAACAGCATTGTTCTTCCAAATAAGGTTCTTAACGTTAGTGTACAGGAAGAGATCATTTTATAG